In Phenylobacterium hankyongense, the sequence GGCAGCGTCGGCGCGGCCTACCGCGACTTCATCCGCTCCGAGCGGCTGTCGGCGGAGGGGCTGGCGGAAATCAGCCGGCTGGGCGCCCGGGCCATCGACGAGCCGCACCCCTACGCCTGGTTCGGCCGCCGCACCCGCGACGTGCACGACATCTGGCACATCTTGTCCGGCTACCACCGCGACGCCCTGGGCGAGGCTTGCCTGGTGGCCTTCTCCTACGCCCAGACCCGCGGGCTCGGCTGGGCGCTGATCGCCGTGGGCGCGGCGCTGCGCTCGCGCCGGGGTCCGAAGTATCCGTACACGCGGGCGATCTGGCAGGGCTACCAGCGCGGCAAGGCCGCCAGGTGGTTGCTGGGCGAGGACTACGAGCGCGTCATGGCCGAGCCGCTGGACGCCGCGCGCCGCCGGCTGAACATCACGCCCGCGACCATCTACAATTCGATCCCGGCGGAAGCCCGCGACGGGGCGGTGCCGGGGCGCTAGCCGTCGACGGCGCTAGTCCTCGCGCTTGGCCTGATCGAGCGCGCGGCGGGCCTTCTCCGCCTCCAGCTTCGACACCGTGGTCTCGGCCTTCGTGCGGCCGAAGCGGACGCGGTTTTCCGCCGCCTTCGCCCGCGCCCCGTCCCGCTGCCGCGCCTTGCGGGCCTTGTTCAGATTGATCGGTTCGGCCATCCGCCGGAAACTCCACCGCACCTGATCCGTTTCCCAGCCTGCCCCGCAGACGAGGAGACGAGAAGATGATTCAACCGTCCGAGATCCACGAGCACATGGAAGTCGTAGGTTCCGACGGCGGCCATATCGGCCGCGTCGATCACGTGATCGGCGACGAGATCGAGCTGACCAAGTTCGGCCTAATGACCGGCCTGAAGCACCACATGATCCCGTTGAGCTGGGTCGACCACGTCGAGAACGACGCGCTCTGCCTCAACCTCACCAAGGACGCCGCCAAGTCGGCGTGGAAGACCAAGATGTAGGACTATTTCACCGCCGCGCAGAAACGCTGGATGCGGCCGCAGGCCTCTTCCAGCGTGGCGTTGGAGGTGGCGTAGCTGATCCGGAAGAAGGGCGAGAGACCGAAGGCGGCGCCGTGCACCACGGCCACGCCTTCGCTCTCCAGCAGCTCGGTGGCGAAGTCCTGGTCCGAGGCGATGGTGCGGCCGCTGGGCGCGGTCTTGCCGATCAGCCCCTCGCAGGACGGATAGACGTAGAACGCGCCTTCCGGCGTCGGGCAGCGCAGGCCCGTGGCCTGGTTGAGCATCGAGACCACCAGGTCGCGGCGGCCCTGGAACAGCTTCTGGTTCGGCTTGATGAAGGCCTGCGACCCGTTCAGCGCCTCGACCGCCGCCCACTGGGAGACGGACGAGGGGTTGGAGGTCGACTGGCTCATGACCTTGGCCATCAGCTTGATCAGCGGCTCGGGGCCGGCGGCGTAGCCGATCCGCCAGCCGGTCATGGCGTAGGCCTTGGAGACCCCGTTCATGGTCAGGGTGCGGTCGTAGAGCGCCGGCTCGACCTGGGCGATGGTCCAGAACTCGAAGTCGTCGAACAGCAGGTGCTCGTACATGTCGTCGGTCAGGATCCAGACGTCCGGGTGGCGCAGCAGGACGTCGGCGATCGCCCGCAGCTCGGCCTTGGTGTAGGCCGCGCCCGACGGGTTGGACGGCGAGTTCAGCAGCACCCAGCGGGTGCGCGGCGTGATGGCGGCCTCGAGGTCGGCCGGCTGCACCTTGAAGCCGGTCTCGGCGCGGGTGGTCACGAACCGCGGCTCGCCGCCGGCCAGCAGCACCATGTCCGGGTAGCTCACCCAGTAGGGCGCGGGGATCACCACCTCGTCGCCGGGGTTCAGGGTGGCGACCATGGCGTTGTAGATCACCGGCTTGCCGCCGGGCGAGACGTTCACCTGCGAGGTCTTGTAGGTCAGGCCGTTCTCGCGGGCGAACTTGGCGACGATCGCCTCCTTCAGCTCCACGATGCCGTCGACGGTGGTGTACTTGGTCTTGCCGTCGCGGATCGCCTTGATGGCGGCTTCCTTGACGTTGTCGGGGGTGTCGAAGTCGGGCTCGCCGGCGGCGAGGCCGATCACGTCGCGCCCCTGGGCCCGCAGTTCGCGCACTTTCTGGTCCGCCGCCAGCGTGGCGGACGGCTTGACGCGGGACAGGGCGGCGGACTGAAGCGACATGGCGACACGAACTTCCGGATGGGGTTGCAGGAACGCCGCGGGGTTTAGCCTAAGCCGCCCCCGCGGCAAACCCGCCTCGGAAGCGCTAGATGAAGTTCTCCAGGCCGATGTCGGCGAGGGCCCGGCCGACCAGCATGATGGCGACGTCAGCCCCGTCGGCGGGGTTGCCGTCGGTGTCGGCGAACACCAGCACGTCGTCGCCCACCTGCGCGGCCACATAGTGCGCGCCGGCCGCCGAGATGTGCTCGTTGGCGATCGCCAGGGCATGCTCGTAGCTGTCGGTGACGAACTCCGAGTAGGAGCGCGGCAGGATCGAATAGGCGCTCACTTCCGCGAAGTGCAGGCGGTCGCCGGACTCCCAGTCCACGATCAGGTCGTCGAAGCCCTGGCCCGGCGCGGCGCTGGAGGCGAACTCGAACTGGTCGCGGCCGGCCCCGCCATAGAGCACCGACTGCTCCGCCGAGGCCGAGACGAGGGTGTCGTTCCCGTCGCCGCCCTCGGCCAGGCTGGCGCCGGGGCCATAGATCACCAGCATGTCGTGGCCGTCGCCGCCGCGCAGCAGGTCCGAACCGTCGTTGGAATAGAGGGTGTCGTTCCCGGCCCCGCCGCTGACGGTGTCGTTCCCCGCGCCGGCATGGATCTCGTCGTCGCCGAGGTCGCCGCTGATGTAGTCGTCGCCCTCCTTGCCGCCGATGAAGTCGTTCCCCTGGCCGCCGTAGAGGGTGTCGTTCCCCGCGCCGCCGACGATCTCGTCGTCGCCCTGGTTGCCATGCGCCCAGGAGCCCGCGGTCTCGCGGAAAGCGGAGACGTTGATCACGTCATCGCCCTTGCCGCCGTAGATGGTGTTGGCGCCTGCGCCGCCGTTCAGCAGGTCGTTGCCGCTGTTGCCGTGCAGCAGGTCGCCGCCGTCGAAGCCGTTCAGGGTGTCGTCGCCCGCGCCGCCGTAGAGGCCGTCCGAGCCGTCAAAGCCGGTGAGGACCTCGCGGCCCTCGCCGCCGATCTTCAGCCGCGAGTGGTCGGCCACGTCCACGCCGCCGCGCACGCTGAGGTCCGACAACTCCTCGCCGAAGGCCACGGTGCGGCCCTGGAAGGTGACCTCGATGCGGGCAGGGAGCGGCAGGCTCTCGGGGACGTAGGCGACGCTCACCTGGCTGGCCGGGCCTCGCGCGAAGGTCAGGTAGTCGCCGGAGCGGATGTTCAGGGCCTGCTCGGGGGTGATGGTCTCGAAGGCGTAGGTGGTCACGTGGCGTCTCTTTCGAAGCGTAGAGTCCCTCTCGGCCCCAGCTTGGCCGTAACGCCGTTAGGTGAGTGACATTGCTTAACAACGCAACTTAAAAATACGCAATGTAGCTGCGCCGCTTGACCGGCTCCGCCTGATCGGCGACCTCAGGCGCACATGCGCCGCCTGTTCCAGTTCCTGTCCAACATGGACGCCAAGGCGTGGCGGACGCTGGCCATCTCCTTCCTGCTGTTCGGCGGCGTCGGCCTGGTCTTCCTGTTCGGCGCCCAGCTGTTCGGCTTCGGCGGCGAGGCCACCGTGGAGCACTGGCTGACCGCGGCCAGCGGGCCGTGGTCGCTGCCGGTGGCGGTGGCGGGCTTCGCGGCCCTGGCCTTCGTGGGCGTGCCGCAGTTCATGCTGATCGCCGCCGCGGTGGTGGCCTTCGGACCCTGGACCGGGCTCGCCTACAGCTGGGTCGGCACCATGGTCTCGT encodes:
- a CDS encoding DUF4169 family protein, translating into MAEPINLNKARKARQRDGARAKAAENRVRFGRTKAETTVSKLEAEKARRALDQAKRED
- a CDS encoding DUF2171 domain-containing protein, yielding MIQPSEIHEHMEVVGSDGGHIGRVDHVIGDEIELTKFGLMTGLKHHMIPLSWVDHVENDALCLNLTKDAAKSAWKTKM
- a CDS encoding calcium-binding protein → MTTYAFETITPEQALNIRSGDYLTFARGPASQVSVAYVPESLPLPARIEVTFQGRTVAFGEELSDLSVRGGVDVADHSRLKIGGEGREVLTGFDGSDGLYGGAGDDTLNGFDGGDLLHGNSGNDLLNGGAGANTIYGGKGDDVINVSAFRETAGSWAHGNQGDDEIVGGAGNDTLYGGQGNDFIGGKEGDDYISGDLGDDEIHAGAGNDTVSGGAGNDTLYSNDGSDLLRGGDGHDMLVIYGPGASLAEGGDGNDTLVSASAEQSVLYGGAGRDQFEFASSAAPGQGFDDLIVDWESGDRLHFAEVSAYSILPRSYSEFVTDSYEHALAIANEHISAAGAHYVAAQVGDDVLVFADTDGNPADGADVAIMLVGRALADIGLENFI
- a CDS encoding pyridoxal phosphate-dependent aminotransferase, yielding MSLQSAALSRVKPSATLAADQKVRELRAQGRDVIGLAAGEPDFDTPDNVKEAAIKAIRDGKTKYTTVDGIVELKEAIVAKFARENGLTYKTSQVNVSPGGKPVIYNAMVATLNPGDEVVIPAPYWVSYPDMVLLAGGEPRFVTTRAETGFKVQPADLEAAITPRTRWVLLNSPSNPSGAAYTKAELRAIADVLLRHPDVWILTDDMYEHLLFDDFEFWTIAQVEPALYDRTLTMNGVSKAYAMTGWRIGYAAGPEPLIKLMAKVMSQSTSNPSSVSQWAAVEALNGSQAFIKPNQKLFQGRRDLVVSMLNQATGLRCPTPEGAFYVYPSCEGLIGKTAPSGRTIASDQDFATELLESEGVAVVHGAAFGLSPFFRISYATSNATLEEACGRIQRFCAAVK
- a CDS encoding Coq4 family protein; its protein translation is MAMATDIAEAPAGAVRSGPPKLDWVHAMRSLRRLLADKDDTTQVFEIMRALNGASTAKGYHRLLTTPEGGRIAYERPEFARKLMDDAWLDSLPAGSVGAAYRDFIRSERLSAEGLAEISRLGARAIDEPHPYAWFGRRTRDVHDIWHILSGYHRDALGEACLVAFSYAQTRGLGWALIAVGAALRSRRGPKYPYTRAIWQGYQRGKAARWLLGEDYERVMAEPLDAARRRLNITPATIYNSIPAEARDGAVPGR